One segment of Candidatus Zixiibacteriota bacterium DNA contains the following:
- a CDS encoding DUF2784 domain-containing protein: protein MSRFWADTVVVAHFLWVVFMIGGSVVQMIAMKSAKLREWCVIRAVHVAGILYVAILTIIGRPCPLTVWEAQLRRAYDGTQPESFLVRWLERLLYPDVDPLVVYIPTIVLAILSVLSMLVAPPGRLRRLLSRN from the coding sequence ATGAGCCGGTTTTGGGCTGATACCGTAGTCGTTGCCCACTTCCTGTGGGTCGTCTTCATGATCGGGGGTTCTGTCGTGCAGATGATCGCCATGAAGTCAGCGAAGCTGCGCGAGTGGTGCGTCATTCGGGCCGTACACGTCGCCGGAATCCTCTATGTCGCGATCCTCACCATCATCGGTCGTCCCTGTCCCTTGACTGTGTGGGAGGCGCAGTTGCGTCGCGCTTATGATGGGACACAGCCGGAGTCATTCCTGGTGCGCTGGCTGGAACGGTTGCTTTACCCCGATGTCGACCCATTGGTGGTGTATATTCCCACGATCGTCCTTGCGATTCTGTCGGTGCTGTCGATGTTGGTGGCGCCACCGGGCCGGTTGCGCCGCCTGCTTTCGCGCAACTGA
- a CDS encoding right-handed parallel beta-helix repeat-containing protein produces MRRTLFALALFVFASHAQANILNVPGEFPTIQAGIDAAASGDTVLVGPGVYVENIDYKGRAIRLRSSGGAEVTFLTGTISVNEGEAVGTELCGFSVVNGSATSLVVIEANASIVIEDNIFFNNYGGEVLIGCYQGSVLIRHNLFHHNTVGSACVGVFSASTTIINNTFAENSRGFFSLTGSTTAKNNIVTGSNAYGVFGKYHELSYNDVFNNHPDFESAVAGPGTLSEDPLYLDPTQGRYELQLGSPCIDAGDAAVEFNDPDGTRNDMGAYAFFHELPLARSIVVGEIDNFHVTSPTPRIRWQYIGASGSAQVKYQIEVGTDADWSEAELWSSGEVNYPGFEAQYSGPPLGPGSTCFGRLRVADDSGWGAWTHFSFHRNTSPSIPAIVDPANDVTLPSSYVRLRIKRSLDAEGDAITYTFSVAVDSLFFDNVVELEGQTDSLTARLVAIDDPGRYWWRCRSFDGIEYSEWSAAASFLTRSGITIRVPSDFSTIQAAIDFAGSGDTVLVGPGLHTGRIDFAGKDVVVKSEAGPEMTMLQTEDGNPVVRLTRDESRAAVLEGFGFQGIHDNEELIRVDSLSSPTIRNNRFLYNSAQFTLIWVDSGRPLIEKNVFFNNEVGNACIGIVEDSSEIRNCTFHSNSRGFFNLSGEAIARNNIVTGSTGYGISGNYSFLEFNDVWNNEPDYSDSYMSGTYVMNISLDPLYRDAVAGDLHLQPLSPCINTGDPSPILNDPDGSRCDMGAFPFLAVAPSEFGLLEPPDELGHPLTSIAPVFRWNQSLPTSTSENVTYSLVISIDSNFAFSSTQAGISDSECLLAAPLSWGTRYWWKVLATSTYGGARWSDEVFTFRTMTLGDADGSGQLNISDIVFLINFIFAQGPAPDPLVSGDMNCDGRINIGDAVRLVNYMFLSGLAPCDDFPTMMPAVDFEKLESIPHSSD; encoded by the coding sequence ATGCGTCGCACTTTGTTTGCGCTCGCGCTCTTTGTTTTTGCCTCACATGCACAAGCCAACATCCTGAATGTGCCAGGCGAGTTCCCAACGATTCAGGCCGGGATCGATGCGGCGGCCAGCGGTGACACGGTGCTGGTAGGGCCGGGGGTGTATGTCGAGAATATTGACTATAAAGGGAGAGCGATCAGATTGCGGTCGTCGGGAGGAGCGGAAGTAACCTTCTTGACTGGTACAATTTCGGTAAACGAAGGTGAGGCTGTCGGAACCGAACTGTGTGGATTCTCTGTTGTTAATGGCTCGGCCACTTCGCTTGTGGTGATCGAGGCGAATGCCAGCATTGTGATCGAAGATAATATCTTCTTTAACAACTACGGTGGGGAAGTGCTGATAGGGTGCTACCAAGGATCGGTCTTGATCCGGCACAATCTGTTTCATCATAATACTGTTGGGAGCGCCTGCGTTGGCGTTTTCAGTGCGAGCACGACCATCATCAACAATACCTTCGCTGAGAATTCCCGGGGTTTCTTTTCACTGACCGGATCAACCACCGCAAAGAACAACATAGTCACCGGCTCGAACGCTTACGGTGTGTTTGGTAAATACCACGAACTAAGCTACAATGACGTATTCAACAACCATCCTGACTTTGAAAGCGCAGTTGCCGGCCCCGGAACTCTCTCTGAGGATCCACTCTACTTGGATCCCACTCAGGGACGATATGAACTGCAGCTCGGATCTCCCTGCATCGACGCCGGCGATGCAGCAGTTGAATTCAATGATCCCGATGGGACGCGCAATGATATGGGAGCGTATGCGTTCTTTCACGAACTGCCGCTCGCGCGCTCGATCGTCGTAGGTGAGATTGACAATTTTCACGTGACTTCACCGACCCCCCGTATTCGCTGGCAATATATCGGGGCTTCTGGCTCGGCTCAGGTCAAGTATCAGATCGAGGTCGGTACCGATGCCGATTGGTCGGAAGCCGAATTGTGGTCATCGGGAGAAGTTAACTATCCGGGATTCGAAGCACAGTACAGTGGCCCGCCACTTGGCCCGGGTTCTACCTGCTTCGGCCGGCTGCGAGTTGCGGATGACAGCGGCTGGGGAGCCTGGACGCATTTCAGTTTTCACCGGAATACTTCACCCTCGATACCCGCAATCGTTGATCCTGCAAATGATGTAACCTTGCCCAGTAGCTATGTCAGACTGCGGATCAAGCGCTCCCTCGACGCAGAGGGAGACGCCATCACTTACACTTTTTCCGTCGCTGTCGATTCGCTGTTCTTCGACAACGTGGTGGAGCTTGAGGGGCAGACCGACAGTCTAACTGCAAGACTCGTCGCGATTGATGATCCAGGGAGGTACTGGTGGCGATGCCGCTCGTTCGATGGTATCGAGTATTCGGAGTGGTCAGCGGCAGCGAGCTTCCTGACGAGGTCGGGCATCACGATCCGTGTGCCAAGTGACTTCTCGACGATTCAGGCGGCAATCGACTTTGCCGGAAGCGGCGATACAGTGTTAGTTGGTCCGGGCCTTCATACAGGTCGCATCGACTTCGCTGGAAAAGATGTGGTGGTGAAGTCTGAAGCCGGGCCTGAAATGACGATGCTTCAAACCGAAGACGGGAATCCCGTGGTCCGGCTGACCCGTGATGAATCTCGCGCTGCTGTGCTGGAGGGGTTCGGATTCCAAGGTATCCACGACAACGAAGAATTGATTCGGGTTGACAGCCTTTCCTCTCCTACAATTAGGAACAACCGGTTCCTCTACAATTCCGCGCAGTTCACGCTCATCTGGGTGGATTCGGGAAGACCGTTGATTGAGAAGAACGTCTTCTTCAATAACGAAGTCGGAAATGCCTGCATCGGCATTGTCGAGGATTCTTCGGAGATTCGCAACTGCACATTCCACTCCAATTCGCGCGGCTTCTTTAATCTCAGTGGTGAAGCCATCGCTCGAAACAACATTGTCACCGGCTCGACCGGCTATGGGATATCTGGCAATTATTCCTTCTTGGAATTCAATGACGTGTGGAACAATGAACCAGACTACTCTGACAGCTATATGAGTGGAACCTATGTAATGAACATCTCTTTGGATCCGCTGTACCGTGATGCTGTGGCCGGTGATTTGCACTTACAGCCACTTTCACCGTGCATTAATACCGGGGATCCGTCGCCAATACTCAATGATCCCGACGGATCTCGCTGTGATATGGGTGCCTTTCCTTTCCTTGCGGTTGCTCCCAGCGAGTTTGGACTGCTGGAGCCGCCCGATGAGCTTGGCCACCCTCTGACGTCGATTGCACCGGTATTTCGATGGAACCAGTCTCTGCCCACTTCGACAAGCGAGAATGTCACCTACTCGCTCGTCATTTCGATCGACAGTAATTTCGCGTTCTCGTCAACGCAGGCTGGAATCTCCGATTCGGAGTGTCTCCTTGCCGCACCCCTCTCCTGGGGGACGCGGTACTGGTGGAAAGTATTGGCGACCAGCACGTATGGCGGGGCACGGTGGTCGGATGAGGTATTCACGTTCCGGACCATGACGCTCGGGGATGCCGACGGATCGGGGCAGTTGAACATCTCGGACATCGTGTTCTTGATTAACTTCATTTTCGCTCAGGGACCGGCACCCGATCCGCTGGTGTCCGGGGATATGAATTGCGATGGGCGGATCAACATCGGCGACGCGGTGCGTCTTGTGAATTACATGTTCCTGAGCGGGCTGGCACCGTGCGACGATTTTCCGACGATGATGCCGGCAGTGGATTTCGAGAAGTTGGAGTCGATTCCGCATTCCTCTGATTAG
- a CDS encoding PspC domain-containing protein: MTKRLYRSTQSRVIAGVCGGIGEYFDIDPVLIRIGAVILTFAHGIGLIAYVVAWIAMPKLRPETVVEPQPKPEPSPLRKYLPGLFLIGLGLIFLLDRIFWWFRWSLVWPSLLILVGLAVLFSSIKRSQETGGMRESVES, encoded by the coding sequence ATGACCAAACGACTTTATCGATCGACCCAGAGCCGGGTAATCGCCGGTGTCTGCGGCGGGATCGGCGAGTACTTCGACATCGATCCGGTCTTGATCCGCATCGGCGCGGTAATTCTGACCTTCGCCCACGGCATCGGCTTGATTGCCTACGTGGTGGCGTGGATCGCAATGCCCAAGCTGCGGCCGGAAACGGTCGTGGAGCCACAGCCAAAACCGGAGCCCTCGCCGTTACGAAAGTATCTGCCGGGGTTGTTCTTGATCGGCCTGGGGCTGATCTTCCTGCTCGACCGGATATTCTGGTGGTTCCGTTGGTCGTTGGTTTGGCCGAGCCTGCTGATTCTGGTCGGCCTGGCAGTCCTGTTCAGTTCCATCAAGCGTTCGCAGGAAACGGGAGGTATGCGTGAGTCCGTCGAGAGTTAG